Below is a genomic region from Balneola sp. MJW-20.
CTCCGAAAAGGAGTCCCAGTACCGGTACTAAATTTTGATAAGCTGCGGTCCGGACGGCCCCGATCACTTTAACTCCGCGATTCCAGATGATATAAGCTACCCCTACTGATAAGGCGCCGCTATAAATGATGCCGCCAAACCCAAGCCAGCTGATCCCTGACCAGTCCAGTTTGAGCAGGCTTGGAGCTCCGACCAGGCTCAGGCAGATCACCCCGATCACCGACATAAATGCAGAATACTGCACCGGACTATAGGTCTTCAGGTATTTCCGGGACATGATCGTAAATACGGCCCAGCATAATGCGGCTATTACTGTGATGACGTCCCCAAGAAAGGTTTTGGACTGAAAAGAGATCTCATTTTCACCCCCGGCAATGATCAGGGCCACTCCCGAAAAGGCTAATACAACCCCGATAAAAGTCAGGGTGGTCATTTTTTCATCTGTAAAGAACTGAGAAAGGATCGCAACCCAGATCGGGATGGTACCCAGCATTACGGCCGCATTTGCACTGTAGGTGTAATCGATCCCGATCATAAATAGGACCTGATAAAAGAGATTGCCTACGATCCCGATCCCTACCAGTTTCCAGAAATCCTCCTTCTGCACTTTAAGCGTATAACCCCGTTTGCGGGCAATGCTGTACAGGATCACAGCAGCAAAAATAAACCGTAAAGCATTGAAGCTGTAAGGATCTATTTCTGTGAGTGTGACCTTGATGATGGAAAAATTAAGTGCCCAGATCACTGCTACCAGTATCAGAGACAGGTCGGTAAGATATTTACGAAACAAAGTGATGCAGATTTAATTGAGCACAAAGGTAGGGAATTAGGAATTAAGAATTACGAATTACGAATCAGGACAAAGATCTCATGTGGCTCTCATTGCGATGTGGGTTTTTGTGGCAAATGTGAAAGGTTAAATGTGAAATGACTGGCACGGCATATAAACAAAGAACTTCCCCTCCCTGGAGGGGATTGAGTGGTGGGTTGAAATGGCTCGAAGCTGGAAGTCTCGGAATGAATTGACATCCTCAAATAAAATTGAGTCAACTATAGAAGCGAGAAATAATTCGGAACTATTGTATAAAATCCGTAGTTTTTTGACTCAAATTCAGAAAATGACTAAGAGTCAGTTATGGGTGTATCAGAAAGAAAAGAAAGAGAGCGCGAGCTCAAAAAACAGACCATGCTGGAAGCGGCAGAGGAACTGATCCTTGAAAAGGGGTTGGGTCAGTTGAATATGGACGAGGTGGCTGAAAAGGCAGAGGTCAGTAAAGGATCCTTATATCTTTATTTCCATAATAAGACAGATCTGGTACTCGGCATCTGTAATAAAGCAACCTCCATGCTGCACGGAGAGTTTAATAAAGTGCTCAGTAAAGAAGTCTCGGGCTTTGAGATGGTCTATATGATCGGGGCTACCTTTATCAAATTCGCCAACGCTCATCCTGAATTCTACAATGCCATGAAATTCTTTGATTCTCTGAGTGATTCTGAGGCAGAGCATCAGTGCGAACACCTGGACATGTGCCGTGAAAATATGAACGGAGCCTATACTACCATGACCCGGGCAATTCAGATCGGTATGCAGGATGGATCGATTAAGAGTGAATATGATCCGAAGGAACTTGCGGTTTTACTGATGGCAACTTCGCACGGACTGGTAGACCTGGCATACAAAGAAAGTCATACCCCTCATTTCCAGCTGATGGAGAAACACGGGATCCGGATGAGTTCACTGTTCAGAAATTATATGAAAATGATCGCGAAGGGTATTTCAGATAAAACAGACCTGAAATTAACTGACCCGGAGTCAATTTTTGAAACTGAAATGAATGACTGGCGTAAATATCAGCCGGTAAAATCAGAACAAAATTAAACTGCAGTATTTGCCATGAAGATTGTCAACGGAAAAATCTATTTCCTGTTTTTCATTTTGTTTACCGCAACCTTTTCAAATGGGTTTGGACAATCCGGGATTGAAAAAGGAGATCTGATCAGTGATCTGAAGCTGGACCTGGTTGAAGCCATTGAACTGGCGATCGCTAATAACCCGCAGGTTAACCGGGCGCTGCTTTCTGTGAAAGATGCAGATGAACTGGTGAAGATCGCTTATAGTGAGCTGTTTCCTGATATCGTGTCCTCGATCAATTATACCCGTAATATTGAAATACCGGTTACTTTTGTGCCGGCCCAGTTCTTTGACCCTAATGCCCCGGCCGGTACGCTTGCGCCGGTAGAATTCGGAACAGACAATAACTGGCAGGGTGGTATCAGTGTAAGTCAGAACATATTTAAAGGTGAAGCGATCATCGGAGTCGGAACCTCCACGATCTTTAAAACCGTTCAGCGGGAAAACCTGCGCGCAGTTACTCAGCAGGTGGTTACTCAGGCCCGGGTAGCCTATTATTCGACACTGGTGAGTGAAGAAAGACTGCGACTGCAACAGGCGCAGATCGACCGACTGGAAGCAAACCTGAATGAAAACAGGGCAAGAGAAAGAGCAGGCCTGGTTGATCCATACGATGTCCTCCGCCTTGAAGTGCAGCTGAGTAATGCAAGGCCTCAACTGGTAGAAGCCGAATATATGGTTCAGGAGGCATACCGGAATCTCAAGATCGCTCTTGGATTACCTCTGCAGCTGGAGTTCAGCATCCTGGGAGAACTGAATGCATTTGATATCCTGGATCCGGAAATGGTGAATGGTGAAAACCTGACATTGAAAAGGGTGGACCTGATGAACCGATATACCTACAGTAATGAAAGCGAATCAGGTATGGAGCAGCAACTTGGCTTAAGAGGAGATCTGCGCGTGATTGATGCAACGATAGACCTTAAGGATAAAGAGATATCTGCTGTGAAGAGCCGTTATCTGCCAACGATAACCGCTAATTACAATCTGCAATGGACCGCTGTGGAAGCCGGTCGCCCTAATTTTTTCCGCAATGAAGGAGCCAATACCAATCCGATCAGATTCCAGACGCTGGGGGTCAGTGTGCGGTTACCATTGTTTCAGGGATTGAGCCGGGTGGCAAATGTGAACCGGGTCCAGATCGAGCGAAAAGATCTGGAAGAACAAAAAAGAGCGGCCACCCTTTCAGCCCGGAATGATATCCTATCAGCTAAAGAAGACCTGGACCAGGCTTTTGAAACCGCTGAAGGACGCCGCAGAGCCGTGGAACTGGCACAAGAGGGCTACGATCGGGCTAAAAAGAGATTTGACCAGGGCCTGGGCTCACAGCTGGAGCTGACTGAGGCAGAGATACAGGTCAGGGAAGCAGAAGTGAATTATGCCCAAATGGTATTTGGCTATCTGAGTGCAAAAGCCAGATATGACCTTGCTGTTGGTAAGGTTCCTATGGTAGACCAGGAAATTGAATAAAGAATATTAATAACGAGTAAATAAGTATCCATGAAATACATGAACAAGATCTTGATCCCTGTCTTATTGTTTATCGCAGCATCCTGTACAGGTAATAATGAAAATCAGGCTACGGAAGAAGATTCTCTGGTAAAACAGGTGAATGTAAACACTGAACAGATCAGTCCCCGCTCTTTTAATACCTATCTGAGAGTAGTCGGGGTAGTTGAAACATCCGATGATATCCTGATCTCTGCCGAGGTCTCCGGGCGTATTCTAGAACACCGTGTTAAGGAAGGGGAAAGAGTACAGGAAGGAGAAACCATCATCCGGATCGATGATTCCAAACTGAAGCAGGAGATATCCCGGCTGGAAGCTGTGACCAGTCAGGCACGTGAAAATTACGAACGGATCAGGGCGATCTATGAGGAGGACGGGATCGGATCTGAGATCGAGGTACTGAACGCCCGGTACTCTTATGAGCAGTCCAGTTCTGCGCTGGAGTCTGTAAGAGTGGACCTCAATAATACAAATATCAAGGCCCCTTTTGGAGGTGTGGTGGAAGATATCATGATCGAAGTAGGAGAAATGGCAGGACCTGGAATGCCTGTGGTCAGGATCATTGGTGATGATCAGTACAAAGTTACGACCGGGATCCCTGCTCGTTATGCAGATGTGATAAGAAAAGGAGATCCGGTAGATGTCTGGTTCGATACACAGTACTCGGATACGCTTGTAACCCGACTTTCTTTTGTTGGCAACAGCATTGACCCTCAGAACCGGACCTTCAAAGCGGAGGCAATCCTTCCGAAAGAGATGGACTTCTATAAAGTGGACATGATCACCAATATGAAACTGACCACTCTCTCTGAGGATAGTGTGGTAGTGATCTCTGAGCAGTTTGTTTACAAGAATAATGAAGATTACGTGACCTACGTACTGGATGAAGATGAGAATGGAAACCCGATAGGCAGATTGACCAGGATTACGCTGGGCCCCTCTTACCAGTCGAACGTGATCGTTACCAGCGGCCTGAACTTCGGCGATGAGCTGATCACCACCGGTTCGGCATTCCTGAATGATGGAACAAGGGTCAGGGTCCTTGGCGATGAGACCATGGCCTCTAATTAACAGATTAAGGATATATAGGATAGTAGGATGAGTGCAATGAATGACAAGAATGGAGTTCCCAGAAAGAAGATCTCTGACAACCGGAAAGAGTTCTGGCTTTCAAGTTTCTCCATCAATAACCGTATGAGTGTGCTGGTTCTGATAGCGCTGATCGCAGTGCTCGGGATCGTCTCCTATATAAGCATACCAAAAGAGTCTTTTCCGAATATTACCGTTCCGAATATCTTCGTAGTTACCGTGTATCCCGGAGTATCACCGGAGGATATGGAGAGCCTGGTCACCCGGAAGCTGGAAGATGAGCTAAGTAATATCTCAGAGATCAAAGAAATGACCTCAACATCATCCGAGGGCTATTCGAATATCAATCTCGAGTTTGATACGGGTATCAATATTGAAGACGCCCTGCAAAAGGTGCGTGAAAAAGTGGACTTGGCAAAAGCCGAACTCCCGCAGGATGCTGAAGATCCTGTAATACAGGAAGTGAACCTGTCTGAATTTCCGGTCATGCAGATCAATGTGGCGGGTGACTACGGTCTGGCGGAACTCAAGGAAGTAGCGGAAGACCTGCAGGACAGGCTGGAAGGAATTCCATCTGTGCTGGAAGTGGATCTTACCGGCGGTCTGGAAAGGGAAGTTCAGGTTGATGTAGACCTGCCAAAGCTGAAATACTACAATATCAGTTATGGTGAGATCATTACTGCTATCAGTCAGGAAAATGTGACCGTTCCGGGCGGAGACATCAGCGTGGGACAGAAGAAGTTTCTGCTTCGCGTACCAGGGCAGTATGAGACCACAAAGCCGATCGAGGATATTGTTATCAAAGCCAAAAACGACCGGCCGGTTTATATACGGGATGTTGCTCAGGTTACCTTTGGGTTTAAGGATAGGGAAACCTACTCCTACCTGGATGATTCGCCTGTAATAACTCTTGGAGTGAAAAAGAGAACGGGCGAGAATATCCTGGAAACTACCGCTGAGGCAAAAGCCATCATGGAAGAACAGCTTCCGGGATTGCCTCCTACTACGACCTATAAGATCACCAATGATCAGAGTAAAGATGTGAACAATATGGTGAGTAACCTTGAGAATAATATTATCTCAGGGCTGATACTGGTAGTAGGCGTACTGTTATTCTTCCTGGGAGTCAGGAATGCCTCATTCGTAGGGATCTCCATTCCAATGAGTATGTTCCTCTCATTTATTATTCTGAGCGCATTGGGTATCACGATGAATATGATCGTGTTATTCTCTCTGATACTAGCCCTCGGAATGCTGGTAGATAATGCCATCGTAGTGGTAGAAAACATCTACCGTTACCTGGAAGAAGGATATGATAATTTCGAGGCGGCTAAGAAAGGAACCGGAGAAGTGGCACTACCGATCATAACCGGAACTGCGACGACTATTGCTGCTTTTGCTCCGATGATATTCTGGCCGGGTATTGTGGGTGAATTCATGAGTTATCTTCCGAAAACCCTGGTCATCACATTGTCCAGTTCTCTTTTTGTGGGACTGGTGATCAATCCTGTAATATGTGCACTGTTCATGACCGTGGAAGGAGAGTCGGGCAAGGCAAAACTTACTCCTGCAGGTAAGAAGATCCTGTATGGTATCGGGGCATTTTTCCTGGTGGTATTTTTACTGATGAGTTTTGTGAGCTGGACCATGATCATCATTCTGTTCACCATTCTCTGGGTCGGAAATAAATATGTACTTGATCCTATTTCAATGTGGTGGCAACAGGAAGGCCTGAATCGGGTTCTGGATCGTTATGAAAAGGCACTGACGCTGGCACTTAATCACCGTCTGGCAACCATAGGCTTATCCCTTGCGGTCCTGGTCAGTAGTATAGTGGTATTCTCCATCTTTAATCCTGGTTCGGAATTTTTCCCAGAGAATATTCCGCCGAGGGATATTTACGTACAGGTTGAAACTCCGGTGGGCTCTGACGTTGAATTTACGAAGTCAGTAGTGGATGAGATCAAAAGCCTTATCCCGGAAATGTATTTTTATAATGATGTGAATACCATTCTTGCGACCTCGGGTGCAAGCATCAGCAGTGATCCAACCAGGGCAGGAGGGGGTAACTCCACGCACCTCGGTACAGTTGCTATCAATTTTGTGGATTATAATGTACGGGAGTATGATGTCTTTGATATCATGGAATTCCTTAGAACAGACTTGGAGGATAAGGTTGCCGGAGCTAAGATCACCATAGAAAAACCACAGGACGGTCCGCCAACCGGGCCCCCTATAAATCTTGAGATCTCAGGGCCTGATATGACCCGTTTGACAGAAATATCCGGTCAGGTAATGAGGATCCTTGAAAGAGATTCTATCTATGCAAAACTTGATGGTCTGCAAACCGACCTGCCGGAATCAAGGCCGGAAGTTAAGGTTAGAGTTGACCGCGAAAAAGCTGCTTTGTATGACCTGTCTACGAATATGGTCGGTATGACGATCCGTCAAGCCATCAATGGAATGGAGGCATCTAAATTCCGTGACGGTAAGGATGAATATGATATTGTGGTTCGCCTGTCTGATGATTACCGGGATGATCTGAGCACACTCTCTGATCTTACCATATTTGATGAAGGAAAGCAGATTCCACTGTCCGAAGTCGCAACCTGGGAAGTCGGAGATGGATACGGTGGTATCCGGCATAAAGAATCCGAGAGAGTGATCACGATCAGTGCTGATGTAAGATCCGGTTATCAGTCGAATGCAGTACTTGAGGAATCAAAGGAAGTACTTGCGCCATATCTGCAAGACCTGCCTGCCGGGTATAGTTATGAGTATACCGGCCAGCAGGAAGATCAGCAGGAATCTTTTGAGTTTCTGGGACGGGCATTTATTATAGCGCTGTTTCTGATTGCCTTCATACTGGTATCTCAGTTCAATTCGGTGTCCAAGCCATTCATTATTCTGAGTTCGGTTATCATGAGTACAGCCGGAGTACTATACGGTCTGGTTACCTTCCAGATGGCACTGGGCCTGATGGCCATACTGGGGATCATTTCCCTTGCCGGGGTAGTTGTGAATAATGCTATTGTACTGATTGATTACGTGGATATTCTTATGGAAAGAGATGGAATGGATCTGCGATCAGCTTTATTACAGGCAGGAAAGGTCCGATTCCGTCCGGTGATTCTGACGGCGATCACAACCACGCTCGGATTGGTTCCTCTGGCGATCGGATTTAACTTCGATTTCATTACGCTGGTAAGTGCTCCAATTGAATTCTTTGGAAATCTGCCGGAGTATATTTACTGGGGAGGCGAACAGGCTGCCTGGTGGGGACCGATGGCGATATCGGTGATCGTAGGGCTTATTTTTGCTACCGCACTTACATTGATACTGGTACCGGTTTTATACAGCATCATAGAAAGATCCAGAAGAGGCCTGAACCTGACCATGTTCGGAACCACAGAGCCGGGCATCGTGATCGATCAGTCTGCAAAAAGGAAGAAAGGTAGAAAAGAGAAGCGGGAAGCAGTATTAAACTGATCCGGTAATGAATATTGTAAAAGGCTTTCCTCAGGAAGGCCTTTTTTATTTCTTAAAAGCATTATCTTTGAACGGTTAACTATAGAAAACAGAAGAGCAGTGATACAAAGAATTCAGTCAGTATATCTCGGTTTAGCAGCAGTATTAAACCTGGTAGTATATTTTACACCTATATATGATAAAGCAATGCAGGATCCGGAAATCTGGATC
It encodes:
- a CDS encoding DMT family transporter; protein product: MFRKYLTDLSLILVAVIWALNFSIIKVTLTEIDPYSFNALRFIFAAVILYSIARKRGYTLKVQKEDFWKLVGIGIVGNLFYQVLFMIGIDYTYSANAAVMLGTIPIWVAILSQFFTDEKMTTLTFIGVVLAFSGVALIIAGGENEISFQSKTFLGDVITVIAALCWAVFTIMSRKYLKTYSPVQYSAFMSVIGVICLSLVGAPSLLKLDWSGISWLGFGGIIYSGALSVGVAYIIWNRGVKVIGAVRTAAYQNLVPVLGLLFGVILLGEELALLQYIGAALVICGIVIARLEKKSPTSLNSSKS
- a CDS encoding TetR/AcrR family transcriptional regulator; this translates as MGVSERKERERELKKQTMLEAAEELILEKGLGQLNMDEVAEKAEVSKGSLYLYFHNKTDLVLGICNKATSMLHGEFNKVLSKEVSGFEMVYMIGATFIKFANAHPEFYNAMKFFDSLSDSEAEHQCEHLDMCRENMNGAYTTMTRAIQIGMQDGSIKSEYDPKELAVLLMATSHGLVDLAYKESHTPHFQLMEKHGIRMSSLFRNYMKMIAKGISDKTDLKLTDPESIFETEMNDWRKYQPVKSEQN
- a CDS encoding TolC family protein, whose amino-acid sequence is MKIVNGKIYFLFFILFTATFSNGFGQSGIEKGDLISDLKLDLVEAIELAIANNPQVNRALLSVKDADELVKIAYSELFPDIVSSINYTRNIEIPVTFVPAQFFDPNAPAGTLAPVEFGTDNNWQGGISVSQNIFKGEAIIGVGTSTIFKTVQRENLRAVTQQVVTQARVAYYSTLVSEERLRLQQAQIDRLEANLNENRARERAGLVDPYDVLRLEVQLSNARPQLVEAEYMVQEAYRNLKIALGLPLQLEFSILGELNAFDILDPEMVNGENLTLKRVDLMNRYTYSNESESGMEQQLGLRGDLRVIDATIDLKDKEISAVKSRYLPTITANYNLQWTAVEAGRPNFFRNEGANTNPIRFQTLGVSVRLPLFQGLSRVANVNRVQIERKDLEEQKRAATLSARNDILSAKEDLDQAFETAEGRRRAVELAQEGYDRAKKRFDQGLGSQLELTEAEIQVREAEVNYAQMVFGYLSAKARYDLAVGKVPMVDQEIE
- a CDS encoding efflux RND transporter periplasmic adaptor subunit, with the translated sequence MNKILIPVLLFIAASCTGNNENQATEEDSLVKQVNVNTEQISPRSFNTYLRVVGVVETSDDILISAEVSGRILEHRVKEGERVQEGETIIRIDDSKLKQEISRLEAVTSQARENYERIRAIYEEDGIGSEIEVLNARYSYEQSSSALESVRVDLNNTNIKAPFGGVVEDIMIEVGEMAGPGMPVVRIIGDDQYKVTTGIPARYADVIRKGDPVDVWFDTQYSDTLVTRLSFVGNSIDPQNRTFKAEAILPKEMDFYKVDMITNMKLTTLSEDSVVVISEQFVYKNNEDYVTYVLDEDENGNPIGRLTRITLGPSYQSNVIVTSGLNFGDELITTGSAFLNDGTRVRVLGDETMASN
- a CDS encoding efflux RND transporter permease subunit; this encodes MSAMNDKNGVPRKKISDNRKEFWLSSFSINNRMSVLVLIALIAVLGIVSYISIPKESFPNITVPNIFVVTVYPGVSPEDMESLVTRKLEDELSNISEIKEMTSTSSEGYSNINLEFDTGINIEDALQKVREKVDLAKAELPQDAEDPVIQEVNLSEFPVMQINVAGDYGLAELKEVAEDLQDRLEGIPSVLEVDLTGGLEREVQVDVDLPKLKYYNISYGEIITAISQENVTVPGGDISVGQKKFLLRVPGQYETTKPIEDIVIKAKNDRPVYIRDVAQVTFGFKDRETYSYLDDSPVITLGVKKRTGENILETTAEAKAIMEEQLPGLPPTTTYKITNDQSKDVNNMVSNLENNIISGLILVVGVLLFFLGVRNASFVGISIPMSMFLSFIILSALGITMNMIVLFSLILALGMLVDNAIVVVENIYRYLEEGYDNFEAAKKGTGEVALPIITGTATTIAAFAPMIFWPGIVGEFMSYLPKTLVITLSSSLFVGLVINPVICALFMTVEGESGKAKLTPAGKKILYGIGAFFLVVFLLMSFVSWTMIIILFTILWVGNKYVLDPISMWWQQEGLNRVLDRYEKALTLALNHRLATIGLSLAVLVSSIVVFSIFNPGSEFFPENIPPRDIYVQVETPVGSDVEFTKSVVDEIKSLIPEMYFYNDVNTILATSGASISSDPTRAGGGNSTHLGTVAINFVDYNVREYDVFDIMEFLRTDLEDKVAGAKITIEKPQDGPPTGPPINLEISGPDMTRLTEISGQVMRILERDSIYAKLDGLQTDLPESRPEVKVRVDREKAALYDLSTNMVGMTIRQAINGMEASKFRDGKDEYDIVVRLSDDYRDDLSTLSDLTIFDEGKQIPLSEVATWEVGDGYGGIRHKESERVITISADVRSGYQSNAVLEESKEVLAPYLQDLPAGYSYEYTGQQEDQQESFEFLGRAFIIALFLIAFILVSQFNSVSKPFIILSSVIMSTAGVLYGLVTFQMALGLMAILGIISLAGVVVNNAIVLIDYVDILMERDGMDLRSALLQAGKVRFRPVILTAITTTLGLVPLAIGFNFDFITLVSAPIEFFGNLPEYIYWGGEQAAWWGPMAISVIVGLIFATALTLILVPVLYSIIERSRRGLNLTMFGTTEPGIVIDQSAKRKKGRKEKREAVLN